The Deinococcus koreensis genome window below encodes:
- the hisD gene encoding histidinol dehydrogenase, producing MQVLEGTAARAALTRSFNEIPVPDSVLARIEATFGERLSPTAVVERILADVRERGDDALRDWTERLDGSRPGALEVSAKELAGASVPGDLHAAIRTAIARVRAFYEQQPAHGFLNHGPDGALGQLVRPIGRVGVYVPGGLAPLISTLIHTAVPAQVAGVPEIVVATPPDRGGRIHPAILVAARELGLTRIFRLGGAQAIGALAYGTSSVPAVDKIAGPGNLFVVIAKRLVFGQTGIESLPGPTETLVVADDSADPRFVAADLLAQAEHLGAEPVLVSTSRGLLLRVQAELGGQLEALPEPNRSWARDSLAARMKVVLAADLDEALEFSNLYAPEHLCLLTRDPWSLLGRVQRAGGVFLGEHSMEALGDYVAGPSHVMPTGGTARFMSPVNVRDFQTIISVVGVNEATLRRIGPAGVTLARAEGLEAHARAIESRLTQEEAPPGSPPSGGAFRKGRLKKL from the coding sequence ATGCAAGTGCTTGAAGGAACCGCCGCCCGCGCCGCCCTGACGCGCAGTTTCAATGAAATTCCCGTGCCGGACTCCGTGCTCGCCCGTATCGAGGCGACCTTCGGAGAACGCCTCAGCCCCACGGCGGTCGTGGAGCGCATCCTGGCCGATGTCCGTGAACGCGGCGACGACGCCCTGCGCGACTGGACGGAGCGACTCGACGGCTCACGCCCCGGCGCGCTGGAGGTGAGCGCCAAAGAACTGGCCGGCGCGAGCGTGCCCGGCGACCTGCACGCCGCCATCCGCACGGCCATAGCGCGGGTGCGGGCCTTCTACGAGCAGCAGCCCGCCCACGGCTTCCTGAACCACGGCCCGGACGGCGCGCTGGGCCAGCTCGTGCGGCCCATCGGGCGCGTGGGCGTGTACGTGCCGGGCGGCCTGGCGCCGCTGATCAGCACGCTGATCCACACGGCCGTGCCCGCCCAGGTGGCCGGCGTACCCGAGATCGTCGTGGCGACCCCGCCGGACAGGGGGGGCCGGATCCACCCCGCGATCCTGGTGGCGGCGCGCGAGCTGGGCCTCACGCGGATCTTCCGGCTGGGGGGCGCCCAGGCCATCGGGGCGCTGGCCTACGGCACGTCCAGCGTGCCCGCCGTGGACAAGATCGCCGGGCCGGGCAACCTGTTCGTGGTGATCGCCAAGCGGCTGGTCTTCGGGCAGACCGGCATCGAGAGCCTGCCCGGCCCCACCGAGACGCTGGTGGTCGCCGACGACTCCGCCGATCCGCGCTTCGTGGCCGCCGACCTGCTGGCCCAGGCCGAGCACCTGGGGGCCGAGCCGGTGCTGGTCTCCACCAGCAGAGGGCTGCTGCTGCGGGTGCAGGCCGAACTGGGCGGACAGCTCGAGGCCCTGCCCGAACCCAACCGGAGCTGGGCGCGCGACTCGCTGGCCGCGCGCATGAAGGTCGTGCTGGCCGCCGATCTGGACGAGGCGCTGGAGTTCTCGAACCTCTACGCCCCCGAGCACCTGTGCCTGCTGACCCGCGACCCCTGGAGCCTGCTGGGCCGGGTGCAGCGGGCCGGCGGGGTCTTTCTGGGCGAGCACTCGATGGAAGCGCTGGGCGACTACGTGGCCGGCCCCAGCCACGTCATGCCGACCGGCGGCACGGCGCGCTTCATGAGCCCGGTCAACGTGCGCGATTTCCAGACCATCATCTCGGTGGTGGGCGTCAACGAGGCCACGCTGCGGCGCATCGGCCCGGCGGGCGTGACCCTGGCGCGCGCCGAGGGTCTGGAGGCCCACGCCCGCGCCATCGAGAGCCGGCTGACGCAGGAGGAGGCCCCCCCCGGCAGCCCCCCCAGCGGTGGGGCGTTCAGGAAAGGGCGCTTGAAGAAGCTGTAA
- a CDS encoding SDR family NAD(P)-dependent oxidoreductase, with amino-acid sequence MTTPPLNTLILGATGGIGAATARALAGSGATLTLSGRDGTKLQALADELGAAAKVADLGYESHVKALLDSVQAPLDTLVYAAGVALPEPLKDADPGHVRAVWNANYFGALWVLKHGLGRMNAGGRIYLLGARPELVTARGFSQYAASKAALARAAEVARLEARGVGIVLVLPPAVDTGLWTQVGKAPKGAIAPERVAQAIVQDRAGPGESELRM; translated from the coding sequence ATGACCACTCCTCCTCTGAACACCCTGATCCTGGGCGCCACGGGCGGCATCGGCGCGGCGACGGCGCGGGCGTTGGCGGGGAGCGGGGCCACCCTCACGCTGTCCGGACGCGACGGAACGAAGCTGCAGGCGCTGGCCGACGAACTCGGCGCGGCGGCGAAGGTGGCCGACCTGGGCTACGAGAGCCATGTCAAGGCCCTGCTGGACAGCGTGCAGGCCCCGCTGGACACGCTGGTGTACGCGGCGGGCGTGGCCCTGCCAGAGCCCCTGAAGGACGCCGATCCGGGGCACGTGCGGGCGGTCTGGAACGCCAACTATTTCGGGGCGCTGTGGGTGCTCAAGCATGGGCTGGGGCGCATGAACGCCGGGGGGCGGATCTACCTGCTGGGCGCGCGGCCCGAGCTGGTCACGGCGCGCGGCTTCTCGCAGTACGCCGCCAGCAAGGCCGCCCTGGCCCGCGCCGCCGAGGTCGCCCGCCTGGAAGCGCGCGGCGTGGGCATCGTGCTGGTGCTCCCGCCAGCGGTCGATACCGGGCTGTGGACGCAGGTCGGTAAGGCTCCGAAGGGCGCCATTGCCCCCGAACGGGTCGCCCAGGCCATCGTGCAGGATCGGGCCGGGCCGGGGGAAAGCGAACTCCGGATGTGA
- a CDS encoding phosphopentomutase: MLLTIIVLDSVGAGELPDAQAFGDRGAHTLNHTLEAAPVALPNLSRLGLGHVPTVQTSPQTIERLPAEGGYGRLREVSPGKDTSTGHWEFMGVQLEHAFQVFPEGFPPAVMERFDAATGRGHLCNRPYSGTDVIRDFGEAHLSSGEPIVYTSADSVFQIAAHEDVVPLETLYAWCEAARGLLQGEFAVARVIARPFRGDFPFERAGEHRRDFSLTPPPTVLDALKASGSAVIGIGKIPDIYAHQGFTEEIHTDDNADGIAKTVARIRQAARDGTHGLIFTNLVDFDSKFGHRRDPQGYSACLAQFDAALPEIRAALPQDSALLIISDHGNDPTWPGSDHTREYGLLLSVRPGGPAGVDLGERATFADVGATAAEALGAVWTGPGESFWTRLN; encoded by the coding sequence ATGCTGCTGACCATCATCGTGCTGGATTCCGTGGGGGCCGGCGAGTTGCCGGATGCCCAGGCCTTCGGCGACCGGGGAGCGCACACCCTGAACCACACCCTGGAGGCGGCCCCCGTGGCGTTGCCGAACCTCTCGCGCCTGGGCCTGGGCCACGTGCCGACCGTCCAGACCAGTCCGCAGACGATTGAGCGCCTGCCCGCCGAGGGCGGCTATGGCCGGCTGCGCGAGGTCAGCCCTGGCAAGGACACCTCCACCGGGCACTGGGAATTCATGGGGGTGCAGCTCGAGCACGCCTTCCAGGTCTTCCCGGAGGGCTTTCCCCCGGCGGTCATGGAGCGCTTCGACGCGGCGACCGGGCGCGGCCACCTGTGCAACCGGCCCTACTCCGGCACCGACGTGATCCGCGACTTCGGCGAGGCGCACCTGAGCAGCGGCGAGCCCATCGTGTACACCAGCGCCGACTCGGTCTTCCAGATCGCCGCGCACGAGGACGTGGTGCCGCTGGAGACCCTGTACGCGTGGTGTGAGGCGGCGCGAGGGCTGCTGCAGGGCGAGTTCGCCGTGGCGCGCGTGATCGCCCGCCCCTTCCGGGGCGACTTTCCCTTCGAGCGGGCCGGCGAGCACCGCCGCGACTTCAGCCTGACCCCGCCGCCCACCGTGCTCGACGCCCTGAAGGCGTCCGGGAGCGCCGTGATCGGCATCGGCAAGATTCCCGACATCTACGCCCACCAGGGCTTCACCGAGGAGATCCACACCGACGACAACGCCGACGGGATCGCCAAGACGGTGGCGCGCATCCGGCAGGCCGCCCGAGACGGCACGCACGGCCTGATCTTCACCAACCTGGTCGACTTCGACTCGAAGTTCGGCCACCGCCGCGATCCGCAGGGCTACAGCGCCTGCCTGGCCCAGTTCGACGCAGCCCTGCCGGAGATCCGCGCCGCGCTGCCCCAGGACAGCGCCCTGCTGATCATCTCGGATCACGGCAACGATCCCACCTGGCCGGGCAGCGACCATACCCGCGAGTACGGCCTGCTGCTGAGCGTTCGCCCCGGCGGGCCGGCCGGCGTGGATCTGGGCGAGCGCGCGACCTTCGCGGATGTCGGCGCCACCGCCGCCGAGGCGCTGGGCGCCGTGTGGACAGGGCCGGGTGAGAGTTTCTGGACACGCCTGAACTGA
- a CDS encoding 5-formyltetrahydrofolate cyclo-ligase yields MLLPPPIASKAEWREWARKTRAEHSDDSDLLVTHLRAFLRARGVRRVLAYRALPGEPDVSALESDFELLAPRARFRPTPRLTLHPWASATEPSAFGALQPPADAPEAPLDTVDAALLPGLAYDRRGVRLGSGGGFYDRLLPGYAGLTVGVTWAGLIVPGLPAEAHDCRVAWLATEAGVRPAQPSPEPRRG; encoded by the coding sequence ATGCTCCTGCCTCCCCCGATCGCGTCCAAAGCCGAGTGGCGCGAGTGGGCCAGGAAAACCCGCGCCGAGCATTCCGACGATTCCGACCTTCTCGTGACCCACCTGCGCGCCTTCCTGCGTGCCCGGGGCGTCCGCCGCGTCCTCGCCTACCGCGCCCTGCCCGGCGAGCCCGACGTGTCCGCGCTGGAAAGCGACTTCGAGCTGCTGGCCCCGCGCGCCCGCTTCCGGCCCACGCCGCGCCTGACCCTGCACCCCTGGGCCAGCGCCACCGAGCCGAGTGCCTTCGGCGCCCTGCAGCCGCCCGCCGACGCCCCGGAGGCCCCGCTGGACACGGTGGACGCCGCGCTGCTGCCGGGCCTCGCCTACGACCGGCGGGGGGTGCGCCTGGGCTCCGGCGGCGGCTTTTACGACCGCCTGCTGCCGGGTTACGCCGGACTGACCGTGGGCGTGACCTGGGCCGGGCTGATCGTGCCCGGGCTGCCGGCAGAAGCGCACGACTGCCGGGTGGCCTGGCTGGCGACGGAGGCGGGAGTTCGTCCGGCTCAGCCCAGCCCGGAGCCGCGCCGTGGCTAG
- a CDS encoding NUDIX hydrolase: protein MPTLAQLRELQSIAQAGLTYTRDDYDRERYTRLLALTADLLAEQTGQAPAEVSGLLRVERGYLTPKVDVRVVVLNAAGEVLLTRERADGLWSLPGGWADPGESPREMAVREVREETGREVQAVRLLGVLDKDKHGHPPDLWSVYKLNILCELIGADTGHAANIETTQSGWFGVDDLPPLSLGRTLPEQVRRMVELAQKPELGVDLD, encoded by the coding sequence ATGCCCACCCTCGCGCAGCTCCGCGAACTGCAGTCCATCGCCCAGGCGGGCCTGACCTACACCCGCGACGACTACGACCGCGAGCGCTACACGCGCCTGCTCGCCCTGACCGCCGACCTGCTGGCCGAGCAGACCGGGCAGGCGCCCGCCGAGGTCTCGGGACTGCTGAGGGTTGAGCGCGGCTACCTGACCCCCAAGGTGGACGTGCGCGTGGTCGTCCTCAACGCGGCCGGCGAGGTGCTGCTGACCCGCGAGCGCGCCGACGGCCTGTGGAGCCTGCCCGGCGGCTGGGCCGACCCCGGCGAGAGCCCCCGCGAGATGGCCGTGCGCGAGGTGCGCGAGGAAACGGGGCGGGAGGTGCAGGCCGTGCGTCTGCTGGGGGTGCTGGACAAGGACAAGCATGGACACCCGCCGGATCTGTGGTCGGTCTACAAGCTGAACATCCTGTGCGAGCTGATCGGCGCGGATACGGGGCACGCCGCCAACATCGAGACGACCCAGAGTGGCTGGTTCGGCGTGGATGACCTGCCGCCCCTGAGCCTGGGGCGCACTCTGCCGGAGCAGGTACGGCGCATGGTGGAGCTGGCGCAGAAGCCGGAGCTGGGCGTGGATCTGGACTGA
- a CDS encoding SDR family NAD(P)-dependent oxidoreductase, producing the protein MDLGLSGKVAVVTGGSVGIGRAVARGLAAEGVHLALCARNQERLSGVADEIRQAFGVRVLGVAADVSVAADLERFVEAVGAEYGGADLLINNAGTGSEETILGAPDEKWQHYWELHVMAAVRLSRALAPGMAARGGGVILNNASICASQPLGYEPIYNVTKAALVMFSKCLANELIAQGIRVNALSPGLVMTPDWQKTARLLTEGKEQTWEAYLENIAHENAPIGRFAIPEEIADFAVFLCSPRASYSVGSTYYVDGGWLNVTT; encoded by the coding sequence ATGGATCTGGGACTCTCGGGCAAGGTGGCGGTCGTGACGGGCGGCAGTGTGGGCATCGGGCGGGCGGTGGCGCGCGGGCTGGCGGCCGAGGGCGTGCATCTGGCGCTGTGTGCGCGCAACCAGGAGCGGCTCTCCGGCGTGGCGGACGAGATCCGGCAGGCGTTCGGCGTGCGGGTGCTGGGCGTCGCGGCCGACGTCAGCGTGGCGGCCGACCTGGAGCGCTTCGTGGAGGCGGTGGGGGCCGAGTACGGCGGCGCCGACCTGTTGATCAACAACGCCGGCACCGGCAGCGAGGAGACCATCCTGGGGGCGCCCGACGAGAAGTGGCAGCACTACTGGGAGCTGCACGTCATGGCCGCCGTGCGGCTCTCGCGGGCGCTGGCGCCGGGCATGGCGGCGCGCGGCGGGGGCGTGATCCTCAACAACGCTTCGATCTGCGCGTCCCAGCCGCTGGGCTACGAGCCCATCTACAACGTCACGAAGGCCGCGCTGGTGATGTTCTCCAAGTGTCTGGCGAACGAACTGATCGCTCAGGGCATCCGGGTCAACGCGCTCAGTCCGGGGCTGGTCATGACCCCCGACTGGCAGAAGACCGCCCGGCTCCTCACCGAGGGCAAGGAGCAGACCTGGGAGGCCTACCTGGAGAACATCGCCCACGAGAACGCGCCCATCGGCCGCTTCGCCATCCCGGAGGAGATCGCGGATTTCGCGGTGTTCCTGTGTTCGCCGCGCGCCAGCTACTCGGTGGGCTCGACCTATTACGTGGACGGCGGCTGGCTGAACGTCACGACCTGA
- a CDS encoding sensor domain-containing diguanylate cyclase produces MRFSPERSLALLTAPVAALLAGALTLALPDNTRLWDALNRSLPGPADSRVVVVGIDEASLRDYGRIGTWPRALYGQALNTLDQAGASAIGINVLLSDPAVGDSQLADAFSRPNVVLATGPGEPTTLPNPTWKSPAGVSALNISPDGVVRSFQTAYPTGDGAGAAANSLAPSFARQLAVAAGRNVPLDTTPRLLRSTSPDPRRLPVLSFRDVVNGNVRYGDLQGKVVVLGLTANGLGAPAVRDISGESVPAVEMQARAVSSLLSPPFTHLRWELLLLLGVAAAVGAVLARGLWGFAIATLMLALAVPLWMMNLLLPGVTLSLCAILGTALVMLERWWNLRNLSMRDPLTGFGNRLAFTRAVEHRWQGRGERPLGLLLVDLSGFRKVNDQYGHAAGDELLRELSGRILKHKRRGDLIFRWGPDEFAVLLDNTGPQELASITQGVQESLDALNYRDLPLRVSVGAARTGPEIQTPGELVEAASRSRYRVKYQRQGRD; encoded by the coding sequence ATGCGCTTCTCCCCTGAGCGTTCGCTGGCCCTGCTGACCGCTCCGGTCGCCGCGCTGCTGGCCGGAGCGCTGACCCTGGCGCTGCCCGACAACACCCGGCTCTGGGACGCCCTGAACCGCAGCCTGCCCGGCCCCGCCGACAGCCGGGTGGTCGTGGTGGGCATCGACGAGGCGTCCCTGCGCGACTACGGCCGCATCGGTACCTGGCCGCGCGCCCTGTACGGTCAGGCCCTGAACACGCTCGACCAGGCCGGGGCCAGCGCCATCGGCATCAACGTGCTGCTCAGCGACCCGGCGGTGGGCGACTCCCAGCTGGCCGACGCCTTCAGCCGGCCCAACGTGGTGCTGGCCACCGGGCCCGGCGAGCCGACCACCCTGCCCAACCCGACCTGGAAGTCCCCGGCGGGCGTGAGCGCGCTGAACATCAGCCCGGACGGCGTGGTGCGCTCCTTCCAGACCGCCTACCCGACCGGGGACGGAGCGGGCGCCGCCGCCAACTCGCTGGCGCCCAGCTTCGCCCGGCAGCTGGCGGTAGCCGCCGGCCGGAACGTGCCGCTGGACACCACCCCACGGCTGCTGCGCTCCACCTCGCCCGATCCCCGCCGCCTGCCGGTGCTCTCCTTCCGCGACGTGGTGAACGGCAACGTGCGCTACGGCGACCTGCAGGGCAAGGTGGTGGTGCTGGGCCTGACCGCCAACGGCCTGGGCGCCCCCGCAGTGCGGGACATCAGCGGCGAGAGCGTGCCGGCGGTGGAGATGCAGGCCCGCGCGGTGAGCAGCCTGCTCAGCCCGCCCTTTACTCATCTGCGCTGGGAACTGCTGCTGCTGCTGGGCGTGGCCGCCGCCGTGGGCGCGGTGCTGGCGCGCGGCCTGTGGGGCTTCGCCATCGCCACCCTGATGCTGGCCCTGGCCGTGCCCCTGTGGATGATGAACCTGCTCCTGCCCGGCGTGACCCTGTCGCTGTGCGCGATCCTGGGCACCGCCCTGGTGATGCTGGAACGCTGGTGGAACCTGCGGAACCTGAGTATGCGCGATCCCCTGACCGGCTTCGGCAACCGCCTGGCCTTCACGCGCGCCGTCGAACACCGCTGGCAGGGCCGCGGCGAGCGGCCGCTGGGGCTGCTGCTGGTCGATCTGAGCGGCTTCCGCAAGGTCAACGACCAGTATGGCCACGCCGCCGGCGACGAGCTGCTGCGCGAACTGTCGGGGCGCATCCTGAAGCACAAGCGCCGGGGCGACCTGATCTTCCGCTGGGGGCCGGACGAGTTCGCGGTGCTGCTGGACAACACCGGCCCGCAGGAACTGGCGAGCATCACCCAGGGGGTGCAGGAGTCGCTGGACGCCCTGAACTACCGCGACCTGCCGCTGCGGGTCAGCGTGGGGGCCGCCCGCACCGGCCCGGAGATCCAGACCCCGGGCGAACTGGTGGAGGCCGCCAGCCGCAGCCGCTACCGCGTGAAATACCAGCGCCAGGGGCGGGACTGA
- a CDS encoding MFS transporter, which produces MARGLQLRALAGLPRNARNAILMEPLWAVFGTVVLYYAPLYMRSVGLTSPQIGLLGSLTLGLSFLFQAIAAPVTNRVGRKRTTLIGDLISWTVPMVVWATAQSFAAFAVAAALSASGRIVSLSWSLLVIEDVPERERARVFGILGLIVTVCGLLTPLVGLLMARYGVTETMRAYYALGAVGMTVMFLWRNAITDETRSGVAAMAQHRGLHPLESVRHTLRLVSGLRSYPGLQGMTAFYLLTIFIEQLSLFQILYLQETLRFSAQTLSYVPVVGAAVTVGLYALALPRLAKLPLGRTLVVVRALALVGAGALLLVPAGNVALMLGVVGIIGGATFLTQTYREAALFSRLPSEGTADLYSAVQTLTLLCSIPAAALAGAIFAVSPHSLFGLIAALCALLLWLAVWLARREGRVARAA; this is translated from the coding sequence GTGGCTAGGGGCCTGCAGCTGCGCGCCCTGGCCGGGCTGCCCCGCAACGCCCGCAACGCGATCCTGATGGAGCCGCTGTGGGCGGTCTTCGGCACCGTGGTGCTGTACTACGCGCCGCTCTACATGCGCTCGGTGGGGCTGACCAGCCCCCAGATCGGGCTGCTGGGCTCGCTCACGCTGGGCCTCTCGTTCCTGTTCCAGGCCATCGCCGCGCCGGTCACCAACCGCGTGGGCCGCAAGCGCACCACATTGATCGGCGACCTGATCTCCTGGACGGTCCCGATGGTCGTGTGGGCCACGGCGCAGAGCTTCGCCGCCTTCGCGGTGGCCGCCGCCCTGAGCGCCAGCGGGCGCATCGTATCGCTGTCGTGGAGCCTGCTCGTCATCGAGGACGTGCCCGAGCGTGAGCGCGCCCGCGTGTTCGGCATCCTGGGCCTGATCGTGACGGTCTGCGGCCTGCTGACCCCGCTGGTCGGGCTGCTGATGGCCCGCTACGGCGTGACCGAGACCATGCGGGCCTACTACGCGCTGGGCGCGGTGGGCATGACGGTCATGTTCCTGTGGCGCAACGCGATCACCGACGAGACGAGAAGCGGCGTGGCGGCGATGGCCCAGCACCGCGGGCTGCATCCCCTGGAGAGCGTGCGGCACACGCTCAGGCTGGTCTCCGGTCTGCGCTCGTACCCCGGCCTGCAGGGCATGACCGCCTTCTACCTCCTGACGATCTTCATCGAGCAGCTCAGCCTGTTCCAGATCCTCTACCTGCAGGAGACGCTGCGGTTCAGCGCCCAGACGCTCTCCTACGTGCCGGTCGTGGGCGCGGCCGTGACGGTGGGGCTGTACGCGCTGGCCCTGCCCCGGCTGGCGAAGCTGCCGCTGGGCCGCACGCTGGTCGTGGTGCGCGCCCTGGCCCTGGTCGGCGCCGGAGCGCTGCTGCTGGTGCCCGCCGGGAACGTGGCCCTGATGCTGGGGGTGGTCGGGATCATCGGCGGGGCCACCTTCCTGACCCAGACCTACCGCGAGGCGGCCCTCTTCAGCCGCCTGCCCAGCGAGGGCACCGCCGACCTGTATTCGGCCGTGCAGACCCTGACCCTGCTGTGCTCCATTCCGGCGGCCGCCCTGGCCGGGGCGATCTTCGCCGTGTCGCCGCACAGCCTCTTCGGGCTGATCGCGGCGCTGTGCGCCCTGCTGCTGTGGCTGGCGGTATGGCTGGCGAGGCGCGAGGGTCGGGTCGCTCGTGCGGCCTGA
- a CDS encoding 2'-5' RNA ligase family protein yields MTSRVTAFRRAHGLQDAAAVSHVTVKARSGLDADLAWAGAARRVVAAFPPVALGIGGPRLFRNGTALYLQVASPDAVRLHLALLEALQPAQRFGYEGPQMTPHLSVALARRGLDLGALLLEARAAFGDLEQQPLTFTAHEVALMRKPGPGGVYQPVETWPLGKGDS; encoded by the coding sequence ATGACTTCACGCGTCACCGCGTTCCGCCGCGCCCACGGCCTGCAGGATGCGGCGGCCGTGTCCCACGTCACCGTCAAGGCGCGCAGCGGGCTGGACGCCGATCTGGCCTGGGCCGGGGCGGCGCGGCGGGTGGTGGCGGCCTTCCCGCCCGTGGCCCTGGGCATCGGCGGCCCCCGCCTGTTCCGCAACGGCACGGCGCTGTACCTGCAGGTCGCCAGCCCGGACGCCGTGCGGCTGCATCTGGCGCTGCTGGAGGCCCTGCAGCCGGCCCAGCGCTTCGGCTACGAGGGGCCGCAGATGACCCCGCACCTCTCGGTGGCCCTGGCGCGGCGCGGCCTCGACCTGGGGGCGCTGCTGCTGGAGGCTCGCGCCGCATTTGGCGATCTGGAGCAGCAGCCCCTCACCTTCACTGCCCACGAGGTCGCCCTGATGAGAAAGCCGGGGCCGGGTGGGGTGTACCAGCCGGTGGAGACGTGGCCGCTGGGAAAGGGGGATAGTTGA
- a CDS encoding PaaI family thioesterase, whose product MTEARMAVQQALFDRQGLMRTLGAQVVHASPGEVHVRVPLTDATTQHDDFMHAGAFTAVMDSACGAAALGLWDDAVGVLTSEFKVNFLRPARGDVTARGRVLKSGRTQTVCIAEAWATGRGGADELIAVMTATMVPVRPR is encoded by the coding sequence ATGACCGAAGCCCGGATGGCCGTCCAGCAGGCCCTCTTTGACCGCCAGGGCCTGATGAGGACGCTGGGCGCCCAGGTGGTTCACGCCTCGCCCGGCGAGGTGCATGTGCGCGTGCCCCTGACGGACGCGACCACCCAGCACGACGACTTCATGCACGCCGGGGCCTTCACGGCCGTGATGGACAGCGCCTGTGGGGCGGCCGCCCTGGGCCTCTGGGACGACGCCGTGGGCGTGCTGACCAGCGAGTTCAAGGTCAATTTCCTGCGCCCCGCCCGCGGCGACGTGACCGCCCGGGGGCGCGTGCTCAAATCGGGCCGTACCCAGACCGTGTGTATCGCCGAAGCCTGGGCCACCGGCCGGGGCGGCGCCGACGAGCTGATCGCCGTGATGACCGCGACGATGGTGCCGGTGCGCCCCCGGTAG
- the pdxY gene encoding pyridoxal kinase PdxY has protein sequence MSASPSRPAPAPERPRSVLSIQSWVSYGHVGNAAAVFPLQRLGFEVWAIHTVQFSNHTGYGAWTGAVFPPEQVAELMEGIEARGVLGECDGVLSGYMGSGGTVAAVVDAVRRVRQANPAALYCCDPVMGDVGRGVFVRPELPELLARQAVPVADIVTPNQFELELLTGQRVDNLEHALAAAQVLRARLRADGPRIVVVTSLTRSDAPAGSIETLVLTGGGAWLCRTPLLPLDPPRNGTGDAISALFFGHYLRTGDAALALSLAMSALYRVLERTHAAGTREIQLVAAQDDLLQPGQVFPAEPVPVRADPA, from the coding sequence ATGAGCGCTTCCCCGTCCCGCCCCGCCCCTGCGCCCGAGCGGCCACGGAGCGTCCTGAGTATCCAGTCGTGGGTCAGTTACGGGCACGTGGGCAACGCGGCCGCCGTGTTCCCGCTGCAGCGCCTGGGCTTCGAGGTCTGGGCCATCCATACCGTGCAGTTTTCCAACCACACCGGCTACGGGGCCTGGACGGGCGCGGTCTTCCCCCCCGAGCAGGTGGCCGAACTCATGGAGGGCATCGAGGCGCGCGGGGTTCTGGGAGAGTGCGACGGCGTGCTCAGCGGCTACATGGGCTCCGGCGGCACCGTGGCGGCGGTGGTGGACGCCGTGCGGCGCGTGCGGCAGGCCAACCCGGCGGCGCTGTACTGCTGCGACCCGGTGATGGGCGACGTGGGGCGCGGCGTCTTCGTGCGCCCGGAGCTGCCGGAGCTGCTGGCCCGGCAGGCCGTCCCGGTGGCCGACATCGTCACGCCCAACCAGTTCGAGCTGGAACTGCTGACCGGGCAGCGCGTGGATAACCTGGAGCACGCCCTGGCCGCTGCCCAGGTTCTGCGCGCCCGGCTGCGCGCCGACGGCCCCCGGATCGTCGTGGTGACCAGCCTGACCCGCAGCGACGCCCCGGCCGGCAGCATCGAGACCCTGGTGCTCACGGGCGGGGGGGCCTGGCTGTGCCGCACCCCCCTGCTGCCCCTCGACCCGCCGCGCAACGGCACGGGCGACGCCATCAGCGCGCTGTTCTTCGGCCACTACCTGCGGACGGGAGACGCCGCCCTGGCGCTGTCGCTGGCCATGAGCGCCCTGTACCGCGTGCTGGAGCGCACCCACGCAGCCGGCACCCGAGAGATCCAGCTGGTGGCGGCCCAGGACGACCTGCTGCAGCCGGGGCAGGTATTCCCGGCCGAGCCGGTTCCGGTCAGGGCCGATCCCGCGTAA
- a CDS encoding phosphodiesterase, with translation MLIAQLSDPHIDLERPHKAAAFGEAVRHLLGLPMRPDALIITGDCTEHGHPDEYGEFQALLRPLPMPVYLVPGNHDDRAEMLRRFPAPAGALPGFLQYVVDDFAVRLIGLDTQIPGQGRGELDAGRLEWLDARLSEAPERPTLIFMHHAPLKTGVQVMDALGLDGSAELCETLLRHPQVARIVTGHVHMALTQRFAHTTVMTCPGTDATLQPDLSQPRKMVVQYQPPVCLLHAWSEATDLLTFTSLIGDVPWTVLHDGQTWAPAQPGAPLRS, from the coding sequence ATGCTCATCGCCCAGCTCAGCGACCCGCACATCGACCTTGAGCGCCCCCACAAGGCCGCCGCCTTCGGGGAGGCCGTGAGGCACCTGCTCGGGCTGCCCATGCGTCCGGACGCGCTGATCATCACCGGCGACTGCACCGAGCACGGCCACCCTGACGAGTACGGCGAGTTCCAGGCGCTGCTGCGGCCGCTGCCCATGCCGGTGTACCTGGTGCCCGGCAACCACGACGACCGCGCCGAGATGCTGCGCCGCTTCCCCGCGCCGGCGGGCGCCCTGCCGGGCTTCCTGCAGTACGTGGTGGACGACTTCGCCGTGCGCCTGATCGGCCTGGACACCCAGATTCCGGGGCAGGGCCGCGGCGAACTGGACGCTGGCCGCCTGGAATGGCTGGACGCCCGCCTGAGCGAGGCCCCGGAGCGCCCCACCCTGATCTTCATGCACCACGCGCCGCTCAAGACTGGAGTTCAGGTCATGGACGCCCTGGGCCTGGACGGCAGCGCCGAGCTGTGCGAGACCCTGCTGCGCCATCCGCAGGTCGCGCGGATCGTGACCGGACACGTCCACATGGCCCTGACCCAGCGCTTCGCCCATACCACCGTGATGACCTGTCCCGGCACCGACGCCACGCTGCAGCCCGACCTGTCCCAGCCCAGGAAGATGGTCGTGCAGTACCAGCCGCCGGTCTGCCTGCTGCACGCCTGGAGCGAGGCCACGGACCTGCTGACCTTCACCAGCCTGATCGGCGACGTGCCCTGGACGGTGCTGCACGACGGCCAGACCTGGGCGCCGGCCCAGCCCGGCGCGCCCCTCAGGTCGTGA